TTCATGGTCTGCAAGGGTTTTTCGAAAAAAATTCAAAAACTTGATATGCGGCCCAAAACGGATGGCCGGAAGGCAGAGCCCGAACCGGCACATCTGCATGTGTTGTAATCAAGACGTCACACGCGATATTTACTTGCCGTCGTATGGACCATTCACGGACAATACCGCCTTTGACAAGTCGGCAACCTTGAAAACATCGCAAAGATGAGCGCCTCAGATGCGCATTGCCGAGGGCGGGTCATATCCGCTCGCGCACCCGGCGGGGGTAGCGTCCATAAGAAGAGGAACGGGGACATCGGTTCTTTTTTTAATCACCAGGAAACACTCCATGACCAAGATGTCCAAGATGCACAAGCGCGTTACCCGCGCGCATGGCGCAATGCTGGCGCTGTCCGCCGCGTTGCCGATCGCACCGGCGATGGCCCAGGCCACCACCGAGACCGCCCAACCCCTGCAACTGCAATCCGTCACCGTGACGGCCCAGCGCCGCACCGAGAACATCCGCGACGTGCCGGTCTCCGTCACCGCGCTCAAGGGCGATAAACTCGACGTGCTGGTGTCCGGCGGCGACGATATCCGCCTGCTGGCCGGCAAGGTGCCGAGCCTGAACGTCGAATCGTCGAACGGCCGTACCTTCCCGCGCTTCTATATCCGCGGCTATGGCAATACCGACTTCAACACCTTCGCGTCGCAACCGGTCTCGCTGGTGTACGACGACATCGTGCAGGAAAACCCGATCCTCAAGGGCTTCCCGATCTTCGACCTGGCCAGCGTCGAAGTGCTGCGCGGTCCGCAAGGCACCCTGTTCGGCCGCAACACCCCGGCCGGCGTCGTGAAATTCGAATCCGAGAAGCCGAACCTGAAGAAGGTCGAGGGCTACTACAACCTGTCGGCCGCCTCGCACTACACGATGAATGCCGAAGGCGCCGTCAACGTGCCTCTGTCGACCAATGTGGCGATGCGCGTGTCGGCCGTCGGCCAGCACCGCGACGACTACGTCAACAACTTCAGCGACGTCGCCAAGACCCAGAAGCGCGGTGAACTCGACGGCTATAACGAGCACGCCGAACGCGTCCAGTTCTTGTACAGCAAGGACGGCTTCAGCGGCCTGCTGGGCTTCCACCAGCGCCAGACCAATGGCAGCGCACGCCTGTTCCGTGCCAACCTGATCAAGAAGGGCAGCAACACCTTCGCCGACGGCACCGACCTGGACGACATCGTCACCAACGCCCAGAACTTCCAGAGCCTCAAGACCAACGGCATCAACCTGCGCCTGCAATGGGACCTGGGCAACTACAAGCTGCACTCGATCACCGGCTACGAGCACATCATCGATTACTCGAGCCGCGGCGACATCGACGGCGGCACGCCTGCCGGCCCGGGCTTCATCCCGTTCCAGGTCGAGACCAATGGCTATATCGAGAACCTGGACCAGTACACGCAAGAATTCCGCCTCGAGTCGCAATACACCGGCCCGTTCAACTGGCAGGCCGGCCTGTACTTCTTCGACGAAGACGTGACTGGCGGCAGCGACAACTTCAACAGCACCACCTATGCGCGTACTTCGCGCCTGCGCTCGACCCAGAAGAACGAAGCCTGGGCCGCCTTCGCATCGGCGAGCTACGACCTGACCCCCGACTGGACCATCCGCGGCGGCCTGCGCTACACCAAGGACGAGAAGGAATTCCGCACCATCGAAGCGACCAACGTCGTCCAGATCGGCCCGTCGTCGGTGGAAGAAAGCAAGGACAAGATCAACTGGGACGTGTCGGCCACCTACAAGCTGACCCCGACCGTGAACGTGTACGGCCGCGCCGCCACCGGCTTCCGCGCGCCGAGCATCGCCGCCGCCTCGGCCGAAGTGCCGATCACCGTCGCCGATTCCGAGACCATCAAGTCGTTCGAACTGGGCGTGAAGGCCGACCTGTTCGACCGCCGCGCGCGCTCGTCGTTCTCGATCTATGACTACACGATCGAAGACCAGCAGCTGACCGTGGTGGGCGGCAACTCCAACGTCAACCGCCTGATCAATGCCGACAAGACCAAGGGCCGCGGCGCCGAGTTCGA
This portion of the Telluria beijingensis genome encodes:
- a CDS encoding TonB-dependent receptor is translated as MTKMSKMHKRVTRAHGAMLALSAALPIAPAMAQATTETAQPLQLQSVTVTAQRRTENIRDVPVSVTALKGDKLDVLVSGGDDIRLLAGKVPSLNVESSNGRTFPRFYIRGYGNTDFNTFASQPVSLVYDDIVQENPILKGFPIFDLASVEVLRGPQGTLFGRNTPAGVVKFESEKPNLKKVEGYYNLSAASHYTMNAEGAVNVPLSTNVAMRVSAVGQHRDDYVNNFSDVAKTQKRGELDGYNEHAERVQFLYSKDGFSGLLGFHQRQTNGSARLFRANLIKKGSNTFADGTDLDDIVTNAQNFQSLKTNGINLRLQWDLGNYKLHSITGYEHIIDYSSRGDIDGGTPAGPGFIPFQVETNGYIENLDQYTQEFRLESQYTGPFNWQAGLYFFDEDVTGGSDNFNSTTYARTSRLRSTQKNEAWAAFASASYDLTPDWTIRGGLRYTKDEKEFRTIEATNVVQIGPSSVEESKDKINWDVSATYKLTPTVNVYGRAATGFRAPSIAAASAEVPITVADSETIKSFELGVKADLFDRRARSSFSIYDYTIEDQQLTVVGGNSNVNRLINADKTKGRGAEFDFEAAVSTALRVSAGASYNYTQIRDGSLSVNKCAQCTITNPLNAVGRVIIDGNPLPQAPRWTFNATARYGVPFRDGELYVFTDWSYRSKINFFLYEATEFTGAPLTEGGVRVGYIFGNGKYEVAAFGRNILDQRRITGAIDFNNLTGFTNEPRQWGMQFKGNF